CGTCGGGCCTGCGTGCATCAAGGCAATATAGGTCGTGTTGATGTAATGCGGCGCATTGGCGCGCGCGAGTTCCTCGTACCAGATGACCTGCTGCAAGCCTGAGAGACCAAGACCGCCGTATTCGCTTGGCCACGCGACCCCGGCCCAGCCGTGATCATACATCTTGCGCTGCCACTCGCGGTCGAACGCCGCCGCTTCGGACCCGTGCGCCGGGCGCGGCCAGTCAGGAACATTCGCCTTGAGCCATGTGCGGGCGCGAGACCGGAATTCGCGATCCGCGTCGGAGTAATAGAGATCCATCTCAGTCGTCCAAATGGGCGTGGAGAAGACTGCCCAGCAGTGCGCGCTTGGAACCGAAGATCCGCGCCAGCAGCATGGTATGCTTCAGCAGCAAATGGGCGTTGTGTTCTTCCGTAACTCCAATGCCGCCGTGCAGCTGGATATTGGTATCGGAATTGGCGAGCGCCGTTTGGTTCGCGATGTGCTTTGCCGCGTCCAGGTGGACACTGGCATCAATCCGCCCCTCCTTGAATGCGGTCGCCGCATACCAGAGCTGCGAGCGCGCAGCCTCGACCCGCACCGCCATGTCGGCGCAGGGATGTCGCACCGCCTGATAGGCGCCAATCTTGCGTCCGAACGTTTCGCGTACTTTGGCATATTCGACGATCAGGTCGAGCGCGGCTTCCGCGATGCCCACGAGCATGGCCGCCGCTCCAAGCTGCCCCAAACGCCAGATCCGCTCGCCCGCCATGCTCGCTGCCGGATCGGGAAGACTCGAGATCGTGCCCAGCGAGTTCGCAGGGTCGAGCGAAGGTCTGGCGGTCCTTGGCAAATCGCCGATTAAATAGAGCCGGGCTTCATCGTTCGAGACCAGCAATCCCCATTCGGAGGCAGGGGACCCGATCGCGCGGTAGCCTTCAGCGTCGACGACGAGCAATGCGACCCCTGCCTGTCCCGACATCAGGGCGGTTCTAAGCTCCTGGGTCGAAGCGACATTAGATGCGAGGCACTGAGCCAGGATATCAACGGGCCCGCACTGGCGTCCAACCTCTCGGAAAAACAGCGCATGCTCCACGGCGGACAATCCGCTGCCGCCGTCAGCCTCGGGAACGGCCAGCGCAAACCAGCCCATGTCCCCAAGCAGATTACGCAAAACAGCGTTCATGTCTGCTGCATCTGCCCCATGGAGCCTTTCGATCGCCATGGTTTCGCCGAGGAAACCGGCGGCAGCGTCCGCGATCTCGATTTCCTGCCCTTCAGGCGCGAGATACATAGTTCGCCTCCTCGCCAAGTGTCATACGGAGCCCAAGAGAATAATGCGCTACATGCCGTGCATTACTGCGTCGGACTTCCTGATACCCGTGCCGCAACAAATTGCAACTCCCCATGGTCATTTCACTTTCTCAAGTTCGACAAACTTAGTGGTCCGCGGGCCGTGTGCGGTTGCGTGACCCCAGAGTAGTGATCGGCCCCTGCGAATTGCCACCCAGCAGCGCCTGCTCGAAGAGTCCTCACCCCTTGCTTCCCAAGCGCTTTGGCAATGTGCCAAGCGTTGGCAGAAATTCACAACACCGCATGGCGCGCTATATTTGCAATACATCCGGCGAGATGCAATAGTGCCGGCCGCCGTCTCGATGCGCGCCACTCGCGACACTGCATCGCAAATGACAGGCGGATCACACGGGAGAGGATGCATTGGGCTACCGCGCAGAATTCGTGGACAACTGGCGGCAGCTAGCGGCGGCCAGCGTTGGCATGGCCCTTGGCCTCGCCCTCAACCATTACGTCATGAGCCTGTTTGCGCCGGCCATGATTGCTGAGTTCGGGTGGTCGCGCGCGAAATATGCGCTGGTGGGCGCGACGCCATTTCTAACAATGTTCCTGATTCCCCTCGCAGGACGCTTCACTGACAGAGTCGGCCCGCGCAAGGCCGCTGCCGTTGGCTTCATTGCCCTTCCCCTGGGTTATCTCGCACTCAGCTTCATGAATGGCAGTTTTGCGGTCTTTCTGGCGATCATCGTGGTCAAGTCGCTGTTAGGCACGCTGACGACAACGATGGTCTTCGCGCGGGTCATCGTCGAGCGCTTCGACCGCGCCCGAGGCATAGCCCTCTCCATCGTCATGTCGGGCGCGCCGTTGGTTGCCGCGCTGGCGATACCGTTCCTGGCCCAAATCATTGACGTCTACGGCTGGCGAAACGGCTTTAGAGCCATCGCAGTCGTCACCGTTCTGGGGGGCTGTTTCACGATGGCCATGATGGGGGGCGGAGAACCGGCCTCTGCAGCCCCAGGTGACGGCCAGTCGCCCCGCCTCTCCAAGAGCGAGATCGGCAAGCTCTTCGCCTCTCCGCTTTTCCTTCTGGCAATCGGAGGCATGCTGTTGGTCAACATTCCACAGCTGCTGGTCGCCTCCCAGCTCAAGTTGGTGCTCGCGGAAAACGGGGCCACGGGGCAAAGCGCAACCTGGATCGTGTCGCTCTATGCGATCGGCGTCGTGATCGGGCGCTTCATATGCGGTGCCGCGCTCGACCGTGTCCCTGTGCACAAAGTGGCCATCATGGCGCTCGGCGCGCCCGCGATTGGTCTCGCTGCTTTGGCCTCGCCCTTCGACTCGATTTGGCTTTTGAGCGGCTCAATCCTGCTCATGGCACTGGCCCAAGGGGCAGAAGGAGATATCGGCGCCTATCTGATCTCGCGAAAATTTGAGCTGCGGAACTACAGTCTGATCATGAGCTTCATGACGGTTTCGCTTACCCTGGGCTCCGCGTTTGGATCCGTGATGCTGAGCTACTCGCTCAGTCTGGCTGACAGCTATGCGGCGTTCCTGTCGCTAAGCGCCGGCGTGACTCTGGTCGGCGCTTATCTCTTTTTTCTCACGGGGCGCTTTCCTCCGCGGAACGTTTCCGATCCTATGATGCGCGGCGCCTTAGCCACCTGAAATCCTATCGATCGGTCTCACTAGAAAGCTAAGCGGAAGGTCCGGGATAGTCTGTCAACCGAGTCCCCTCGGTACCCGTTCTATGAGATGTCGGACGAAAGGCGTACCGGTTCCAACAATCTTCCCGCTACCGGCGCATCGAACGCAAAAAGGCTGCCGGCAAGCGGTTGTTCCGCAAGCGCACCAGCGCTCAAGCCAGTGCGGGCAGTCGTGACAAATGCGGTGCGCAAATCGGCACCACCAAAGGCAACCTTCGTCACTCTTGCACAGGGAAACGGAATGTCGAGAAGCAATGCGCCGTCGGAGGTATAGCGCCGCAAGCCCCATCCATCCCACAGCGCCACCCACAGACAATCCTCACTGTCGACGACTACGCCGTCAGGGAAGCCCTCGCCCTCGCCGAAGCGCACGATGATCTCTCCGCCTTCGAGCGCGTGGCCATCGCCGAGCACGAACCGCCAGATCGCCTGCTGGCCGGAATCGACGTGATACAGGAACCGTCCATCCCCGCTGGTCGCCGGCCCGTTGGTCACCACGGCTTCGCCGCCCGCCTGGTGGAGCTCGCCTTCAGCCAGGCACCAAATGCATCCCGTCGCCTCGATTTCCCTATCGTCCATCGTGCCGAACCAGAGACGGCCGTGGCGATCGACTGTGGCGTCATTGGTGCGGTTGTGTTCCGGCTGCGTGATGGCGGCGACGATTGGTCCCAACCTGCCGTCCTCGAGGCGGTAGACACAGTTTCCCGACCCTACCAGCAAACCGCCGTCGCTCGCGGGGACGATGAAGCTGGGCCTGCCTCCCACTACTGTCGTCTCGCGGCCACCGGTCACAGGATCGAAGCGGTGTAGGCATCCCTGCTTGATGTCGACAAATCGAAGTGCAGCTTCTTCAGGCAGCCAGACTGGCCCCTCGCCCAGCTCCGCGTTCAACTGCCAGACAGGCTCGGGACGAAACTTCATCATTCAGCCGGAAACGGGGCCGATACCGGCGGCAATGCCTGCGTCGGCTTCGAGCCCCACACCGCATAGAAAAGGACATAGACCTCGCAGGCAACGGTCAACCAGAAGCTGTTCTGCAACCCGTACGTGTCGGCGAGCCATCCCTGCACCACCACAAGAGCACCGCCGGCAATCGCGGTAATGAGCAGGCCAGAGCCTTCTTCGGTCAACGGGCCCAGCCCCCGGATACCGAGCGCAAAGATTGTAGGGAACATGATCGAATGGCCAAGTCCGACCAGGATCAACGCCCACATGGCGGCCGGCCCGTGGAGCAGCGCCGCCCCGATCATCGCGGCCATTGCAAAGAGTGCAAATGCAGTAAGGACCTTCTCGGCCGCGATGCGGCGCATGATGACCGCACCAACGAAGCGGCCCACCATCATTCCACCCCAAAGCAGTATCAGGTAGTTCGCCGCGGCGGCGTGCGTCATGTTACCGATTGTCGGCTGCGAAACGAAGTTGATGAAGAGGTTCGCGACACCGATCTCGGCGATCAGATAGATGAAGATTGCCGGGACGCCGAACACCAGATTGCGATGCTTCCACAGCGAGAGATGCTTGCGCTCTTCAGCGTTCGCACGGCGGGTATCCTCACCCAAAGTCGGCAGCTTGGCGCGCGAAATTACAAAAGCGATGATCGCCAGAACGATCGCAACGAGAATGTAGGGCAATTGGGTTGCCTGTGCGTCCCCCACGCGCTGCTCCAAGCTGACCGCAGTGCCCTCCATCGTCGTGCCGGACACCGTCCGGCTGAGAATCAGATAGCCTCCGAAATAGGGAGCAAAGAAGGTCCCCATCGAATTGAATGCCTGAACCAGTGTGAGCCGAGATTCGGCAGTCTCGGGCGGACCGATCACCGCAACATATGGATTGGCGGCCACCTGCAAGAGCGCGATTCCGCATGCGATCACGAATAGTGCGACAAGCGTGACTTCGTAGGAGGGGATGCGAGCTGCCGGAACCATGCCGAGCGCGCCCAGGGCCATCACCACCAGGCCGATGATGATCGCTTTCTTGTATCCGACCCGTTCGATCAGGAACGCCGAGGGCATCGAAGCGACTGCGTATGCGATGAACCACACGGATTCGATCAGCGTGGTCTGCGTGTAGTTTAACTCGAACACGCTGCGCAGATGGGGCAGCAGCGTATTGTTGATGACGGTGATGAAGCCCCACATGAAGAACAGGGTGGCGAGAAGCGCGAGGGATTTTCCGTAAGGCGCGCTGGCGCCCGAGGGATCCGCACGGTGCGTTCCCGAGCTTGGTGCCGGACCTGCCATCGATTTTCCCCTCACCGGTTGATAGTGATTTAGTATGAGTATATATCGCAGCAGATGACGTCAACTCCGCCACGCCGGCTTCGATCCACAGCCTGGTTCGACAATCCTGCCAACATCGACATGACCGCACTGTACCTGGAGCGGTACTTGAACTTCGGGCTGAGCCTCGAAGAACTGCGGTCGGGGCGGCCGATCATCGGCATAGCCCAGACCGGCAGCGATCTGTCGCCCTGCAATCGACACCACCTCGTGCTGGCAGAGCGCGTGCGCGAAGGCATTCGCGAGGCCGGCGGGATCGCCATCGAGTTCCCCGTCCATCCGATCCAGGAGACCGGCAAGCGTCCTACCGCCGGACTCGACCGCAACCTGGCCTATCTTGGCCTGGTCGAAGTGCTGTACGGCTACCCGCTTGACGGGGTGGTGCTGACGATCGGCTGCGACAAGACCACGCCGGCCGCACTCATGGCGGCGGCAACGGTAAATCTTCCAGCTATCGCGCTTTCTGTAGGGCCGATGCTCAACGGCTGGCACAAGGGAGAGCGCACTGGAAGCGGCACGATCGTGTGGAAAGCGCGCGAGATGCTGAGCCGAGGTGAGATCGACGACACCGGTTTCATCAAGCTCGTCTCGAGTTCGGCGCCGTCGACCGGCTACTGCAACACCATGGGCACAGCCACGACGATGAACAGCTTGGCCGAGGCCCTGGGCATGTCACTGCCTGGCTCGGCGGCGATTCCGGCACCTTACCGCGACCGGCAGGAGAACGCCTATCACACCGGAAAACGCATCGTCGACATGGTGCACGAGGACTTGAAGCCCTCGGACATCATGACCCGCGATGCTTTCCTCAACGCCATCGCGGTGAACACTGCGATCGGCGGATCGACCAATGCTCCGATCCACCTCGCCGCGATCGCCCGTCATATGGGGGTCGAACTCGATATTCGTGATTGGCAGGACCACGGTCACAAGGTGCCGCTGCTGGTAAACCTGCAGCCCGCGGGCGAATATCTCGGCGAGGACTATTACCACGCGGGCGGCGTGCCGGCGGTCGTCAATCAGCTGATGGGCGCAGGGGTGATCCGCGAAGACGCGATGACCGTCACCGGCCTTGGCATCGGCGACAACTGCCGCGATGCAACGATCGAGGACGAAAAGGTCATCCGGCCGTTCGGTCAGCCGCTGATGGAGGATGCGGGCTTCATCGTCCTGTCTGGCAACCTCTTCGACAGCGCGATCATGAAAGCGAGCGTGATCTCCCCCGAGTTCCGCGCGCGCTACCTCGCCAACCCCGCCGATCCCGAGGCCTTCGAAGGCCCGGTCGTCGTGTTCGATGGTCCCGAGGACTATCACGCGCGGATCGACGATCCGGTGCTCGCCATCGATTCCAGTACTTTGCTCGTCATGCGCGGCGCCGGGCCGGTCGGCTATCCGGGCGCCGCGGAAGTGGTGAACATGCGCGCCCCGGCTTATCTGCTGCGTGAAGGCGTCCGCAATCTGCCTTGCCTCGGCGACGGGCGGCAATCGGGTACCAGCGGCAGCCCATCGATCCTCAACGCCTCGCCCGAGGCCGCGACCGGCGGCGGGCTCGCATTGCTCGAAACGGGCGACCGCGTGCGAATTGATCTCAGGCGCGGCACCGTCGACGTGCTGATCGGCGCCGACGAGCTCGCGGCGCGGCGCGCTGAGCTCGATGCCGCAGGCGGTTACGCCTATCCGACCTCGCAGACACCCTGGCAGGCGATCCAGCGCTCGCTGGTAGGCGAGCTCGAAACCGGTGCGATCCTGGAAGGAACTGAAGCTTTCCAGCGCGTAGCCCAAACACGCGGGCTGCCGCGCGACAATCACTAGAGCGGGCTCAGTCCTGCCCAAATCCATTTGAAGTTCATTCGACAGGAATCCAATGATGATAGACGGCTCTATTCTCATCGGCGCGCGCGACGTTCGCCGCGCCTCGGTTTTTCCGGCGATCAATCCCGCCAGCGGGGAGGCCATGGCTCAGCTCTTCTGCGAGGCGGAGACCGAGGACGTGGCAGCGGCCTGCGTCCTTGCGGCTCAGGCGGCTCCGGAATTCGCTGCCCTGGCCCCGAGCGCGCGGGCAGACTTCATCGAGGCGGTGGCCGATGCCATCCTCGAGATCGGCGATGAGCTGATTGTCGTCGCGCTGGCCGAGACAGGCCTTCCCCGCGGCCGCCTCGAAAACGAGCGCGGCAGAACCGCCGGCCAATTGCGTCTCTTCGCAGCCGAAGTCCGGGCGGGCCTATGGTTGGACGCGACGATCGATCCTGCCCTGCCCGAGCGGGTCCCGCCGCGCGCTGATCTTCGCCGCATGAACGTACCCCTCGGCCCGGTTGCGGTCTTCGGAGCATCCAACTTCCCGCTCGCCTTTTCCGTGGCCGGCGGCGACACCGCTTCGGCCTTTGCGGCGGGATGCCCTGTTGTGGTCAAAGGTCACCCTGCCCATCCCGGCACAGGCGAGCTGGTCGCACGGGCGGTCCGCGATGCGGTTACCCGTTGCGGTTTGCACGAAGGCATTTTCTCGTTTCTTCCAGGCCGGTCCAATTCCCTCGGCGCAGCACTTGTCGCGGACCCCCGGATCAAGGCGGTTGGCTTTACGGGCTCGCGCGGCGGCGGACTTGCTCTGGTGGAGATAGCGGCGCGCCGACCAGCACCGATCCCCGTGTTCGCCGAAATGAGCAGCATCAATCCCGTCGTTTTGATGCCGCAGGCCTTGGCGGCCCGCGCCGAGGGGTTGGGCGCTGCCTTCGTCGCCTCGCTGACGCTGGGCGCAGGACAGTTTTGTACAAACCCTGGCCTCGTCTTGGCGATCGACGGTCCGGGTCTGGATAGATTTGCTACCGCAGCTGCCGAAGCACTGGGCAAGATAGATGCGCCGGTCATGCTTACGCCCGGCATCCACGCCAATTTTGTCGCTGGAATTGCCGCACTGGAAGGACGGGCAAGGCGCATTGCCAAGGGGCCTGCTGCCAACGCTCCCACCCGCTGCACAGGCGCGCTGTTCGAGAGCAGCGCGGACGAATTCCTGAAAGACAAGACTTTGGCCGAGGAAGTGTTCGGTGCTGCCGCGGTAATCGTTCGCTGCCGCGACAAGATCGAATTGACCCAGGTCATAGCCGCTCTCGAAGGTCAGCTCACCGCGACGATCCAGCTCGATCCTGGTGATGTCGCCGATGCAACGCTTCTGGTGCCCATGCTTGAAGCCAAAGCCGGCAGAGTGCTCACCAATGGCTGGCCAACAGGCGTAGAAGTCACCCATGCCATGGTGCACGGGGGGTCCCTATCCTGCCACTTCCGACGGCCGCACCACCTCCGTCGGCACTGGCGCCATGATGCGGTTCCTGCGTGCCGTCTGCTATCAGGACATGCCTGACGCCTTGCTGCCTCCAGCCCTGCAAGCAGCCAATCCCTGGCACCTGCCGCGCCGGATTGACGGCGAGTGGGCGGCATGATGCGCTCGCTCATCCAATTCGTTCAGGACGGCATGCGCGGCGTCGCCGCGCTTGATAGCGAGGGCAAGGCCTGGCGCCTTGATGACACGCCTTCGACGCTCGCACTCGCCGCCGACGCCCTGTCTTCGGGCGCTCAGATGGCGGTGCTGGCCGAAACCCGACAAGCCGAGGAGATCCACCTCGCGCAGGTTACGCTCCTCGCGCCGATCGACCATCCCGATCCCGCGCACCTGCTGGTCAGCGGCACCGGCCTCACGCATCTCGGCTCGGCTGAAGGCCGCGACAAAATGCACAAAGCCGCGGCCGCCGGCGACCAACTTACCGATTCGATGCGCATGTTCCTCACCGGACTCGAGGGCGGCAAGCCGCCCACGGGCGCGGCGGGCGTTCAGCCCGAATGGTTTTACAAAGGCGACGGCGACATCCTCGTGCCCTCTGGCCAAGCGCTCGGCCTTCCTTGTTTCGCCGGCGACGGCGGCGAAGAACCTGAAATCGCCGGCGTCTATTTGATCGGCGCGAACGGGGCCCCTCTTCGCCTCGGCTTTGTCCTCGGCAACGAGTTTTCCGACCACGTGACCGAGCGGCAGAATTACCTATTGCTGGCCCATTCCAAACTGCGCCAGGCGGGGATCGGCCCCGAGCTACTGCTCGGCGAATTGCCCGGGCGCATAACCGGCGTGAGCCGCATTCTTCGCGGCAACGCGGTTGTTTGGGAAAAGCCGTTCCTGTCGGGTGAAAGCAACATGTCGCACTCGATCGCCAATCTTGAACATCACCATTTCAAGTATACGCCCTTCCGGCGTCCTGGCGACTTGCATGTCCACTTCTTCGGCACAGCAACCCTGTCGTTCAGCGACGGTATTGCTGCGCAGCCGGGCGATACATTCGAGATCGAGGCCGATGCATTTCAACTGCCCTTGCGCAATATCCTCGAGGCAAGCACTGACGAGGGCGTCATTTCGGTGAAGGCGCTGTGAACGCAGTGTTGCAGCTGGGGCTCGTCGGCTTCGGCAAGATCGCACGTGACCAACACTTGCCTGCTATCGAGGGCACGGTGGGCCTCGAACTGGTTGCGGTGGCGAGCCGCCATTCCCACGCCGAAGGTGTTAGCAGCTATCCTGACATCGGATCCATGCTGGACGCCGAGCCGGGGATCGACGCGGTCATCCTTTGCATGCCTCCACAGCCTCGCTTCGATGCAGCTCATGCAGCCTTGATCGCGGGCAAGCACGTCTTTCTCGAAAAGCCTCCTGGCGCAACGCTCTCCGAGGTTCAGGCGCTCATCGCCCTGGCCGAACGTCAGGGTGTGTCGCTCTTCGCTTCATGGCATTCGCGCGAGGCGGCGGCAGTTGCTCAAGCCAAGGCTTGGCTTCTGGGCGCAGAGATCCACTCTGCCTCGATTGCCTGGAAGGAGGACGTGCGCGTCTGGCATCCAGGTCAGACGTGGATCTGGGAACCCGGAGGATTCGGCGTCTTCGATCCGGGGATCAACGCGCTATCCATCCTGACCGAAGTTCTACCGGAGCCGGTCAGGGTGCTATCCGCGGAACTCGATGTGCCGGTCAATTGCGCCGCGCCGATCGCCGCCAGGCTGACGCTGGCAACCGGCGCAAACACGCCGATCGCCGCCGAGTTCGATTTTCGCCAGACCGGTCCGCAAAGCTGGGATATCAGCGTGGAAACCGACAAAGGGAGCCTGGTGCTTGCCAACGGCGGCAATACCCTTGCAATCGACGGAGCGGCTCAGAGCGTCGACGTTGAGGCTGAGTACCCGCGGCTTTACAGCCGGTTCGCCGACTTGGTCCGACGCGGCGAAAGCCACGTCGACCTTGCTCCGTTGCAGCTTGTGGCGGACGCCTTCCTTTGCGGTCGCGCTCGCCCTACTGAGGCATTCTACGACTGAACTGGACCTCGATAGGCATGCCACCCAAAAGCGGACCTCGATCACTGCGAATCCACCAGTCGGTGGCCCGTCAGCTCGGCGTTGCCATCCTTTCGGGGGAATACCTGCCAGGCGACACTATACCCCGGGCGAGTCAACAAGCCGAGACGCTGAAGGTATCGCGCACGGCCTATCGGGAGGCGGTTCAGATTCTCACGGCCAAGGGCCTGCTCGAAAGCCGGCCCAAGGCCGGAACGCAGGTCACACCCCGCGAGCGCTGGAACCTGCTCGACCCCGACGTGCTCGCCTGGATGTTCACAGGCACCCCCGATGAGGTTTTCATCCGGGATCTGTTCGAACTGCGCAATCTGCTCGAGCCCGCAGCAGCGCGATGGGCAGCCGTGCGCCGCACCGAGGAACAGTGCGAGCGTATGCAGGTTGCGATCGAGGGAATGCGAGAGCACGGCCTGGACACCCCAGAGGGGCAAGCCGCAGACCAGCGCTTTCACGCGGTAATCCTGGAGGCAGCCGGCAATCTGGCCCTTGCCACGCTCGCAAGTTCGGTAGGCGCCGCGGTGCGGTGGACAACCCATTACAAACAACGAGCCAGCAAGCAGCCGCGGGATCCGCTCCCCGAGCATGAAGCGGTGAACGACGCCATTGCTGCAGGAGATCCCGAGCGCGCCGACGCCGCGATGAAGGAGCTCTTGCGCCTAGCGCTCAAGGACATGGCGAGCGCTTTATAATGCAGCGTCGCTACAGAGCGTAGACCTGCGCCTGACACCTGCAGGCGCGCCGCCCACAGCGCGAATTAAACGCCGCTAAACACTGAACAATCAGCTCGCGGACCGCCGCGCTCCCTCTCTTGGCCCGACCCTACCCGGCCTGGACCGCGGCAATTCGTCCCCATAACCCTCACGGAATTAATGAATATACGCTTTCGCATTGCAAATTATAAGCTAACACACGTTAGTCAAGAATTTGGGGAGGATCTATGGATAGGGCTTCATTCAATATCGCGCGCGTGCGCTCTGCGCTTCTGATCGGTTCGGCGCTCGTCAATCTCGGGGTTCCGACCTGGGCCCTTGCCGAGACCGCACCCGAGAGCGATAGCGGCCTCGAAGAAATCATTGTCACCGCGCAGAAGCGCGAGCAAAGCCTGCAGGACGTGCCAGTCGCGGTTACCGCGATTAGCGAGGCTTCGCTGGAGACCAACCGCATCGTCAGCGTGGCCGACCTCAACGGCATTGCCCCGAACGTAACGGTTCGTCCGGCGGCGGGCGGCACCCAGATCGCTTCGTTCTCCGTTCGCGGCGTGAACAGCTATGGCGTCGTGCCCGGTTCGGACAAGGAGGTCTCGATCAACCTCGACGGCGTCTACATCAGCTCGGCGCGCGGTTCGATCTTCGACATCGCCGACATCGCCCGCATCGAAGTCCTCCGCGGACCGCAGGGCACGTTGTTCGGCCGCAATGCGACGGCGGGCGCCGTCAGCATCATCACCCGCGACCCTACGGGCAAGTTCGGCGGCACATTGTCGGGCACAATCGGCAACTACCACCAGCGCCGGCTGCGCGCGACGCTCGAATCGCCGCAGGTCGGCCCCTTCAGCGCCTACGTGACATTCCAGCACAACGAGCGCCGCGGCGACACCGTCAACACGGCTGCCGGCCTCGTCTGGGACAAGACCGGGCCGGACGGCCTGGGCAAGCAGACTTCGCCCAAGACGCTTGGCGACAACAATGCCGAGTCCGTTTTTGCAGCGCTGAAGTTCGAACCCAGCGACAGCTTCAACATGGTCTACAAGTACGATTGGGCCAGCAACGACTATACGCCCGAGGCCAACGTGGCTGTGGCTCTCAATCCTAACTCCGGCAACGGTCGCCTCCTCAGTCTGGTCATGAACAACCAGGTTGCCGGCGTTGCCACGACCGGTGCTTTTGTCGGTCAGACCATCCAGGCAGGCGTGGTTCCCGTTTTTGCCACCAGCGGCCTGCGTACCGGTTTTGCCACCAATGGCTGGACCGTACCCGGCAAGCAGCGGTACTCCGGCCACAACCTGACCGCCAATTGGCGCGCGACGGACAACTTTTCCGCCAAGGCAATCCTCTCTTACCGTAAGTCGTTTCTTTACGGTGCGAGCGCCCTTCAGGGCATGAGCGGCATGGTAATTACGCCCGCCGCCAATGCGGCAATTCAGGCCGATACATCCGGGCTCATATCCACGGCAACCAAGGCGGCATACGCCGCTGCGGTCGGTAACCGTCTCCACGAAGGTGGCACGCAGCGCATTTACCGCAACGAGCAGTACAGCGGCGAGCTGCAGCTCAATTATACGACCGAGCTTGTGAACGCGACGGCGGGCGGGATCTACTTCCACTCGAACGAGCAAGAGGGCGGTCCGTCCACGATGTGGTCGTCCAAGTCGATGTACATCCAAATTCCGAACAGCACCGGCCTTCTGCCGCAGGCTAACGGCACAACTGGCGCACAATCGCCGAACGAAGCGCGGTTCCTGCCGCGGGCGACTTCGATCGCCGCCTATGGCCAGGTTGAAGTGCATGTCCTGCCAGTTGTCGATCTGGTCGGTGGCGTGCGCTATACCCATGACCACAAGACCGGCACATCCTACATCGGTGGCCTGTGGAATCCGGCGACGCCGGGCGACCGCGTCAACGGCGTCATGACTTACACTCCCAGCCAGGTGTCGAGCTTCGTCTACAACAACAACCAGTGGTCCTATACATTTGGCGTCAACTACAAGCCGAACAACGATACGCTGCTCTATGCCAAATATTCGCGCTCATACGTGTCGGGTGGTCAGATCGGCAACCTGCCGTGGAAGCCTGAAATCGCCAAGTCTTGGGAAGCGGGAGCCAAGACGACCGTGTTTGACGGCAAGCTGCGCGCCAACCTGGCCGTATTTTCGGTCACCTATGACAACCTGCAATTCGCCAACGGCGGCGCGGCGTACGCACTAATTCGGCCCGATCTGGCTCTCTTCCCGACCCTCGTCGTCAGCTCGCGTCCCCCGGC
The window above is part of the Novosphingobium sp. G106 genome. Proteins encoded here:
- the araD1 gene encoding AraD1 family protein, whose product is MMRSLIQFVQDGMRGVAALDSEGKAWRLDDTPSTLALAADALSSGAQMAVLAETRQAEEIHLAQVTLLAPIDHPDPAHLLVSGTGLTHLGSAEGRDKMHKAAAAGDQLTDSMRMFLTGLEGGKPPTGAAGVQPEWFYKGDGDILVPSGQALGLPCFAGDGGEEPEIAGVYLIGANGAPLRLGFVLGNEFSDHVTERQNYLLLAHSKLRQAGIGPELLLGELPGRITGVSRILRGNAVVWEKPFLSGESNMSHSIANLEHHHFKYTPFRRPGDLHVHFFGTATLSFSDGIAAQPGDTFEIEADAFQLPLRNILEASTDEGVISVKAL
- a CDS encoding Gfo/Idh/MocA family protein yields the protein MLQLGLVGFGKIARDQHLPAIEGTVGLELVAVASRHSHAEGVSSYPDIGSMLDAEPGIDAVILCMPPQPRFDAAHAALIAGKHVFLEKPPGATLSEVQALIALAERQGVSLFASWHSREAAAVAQAKAWLLGAEIHSASIAWKEDVRVWHPGQTWIWEPGGFGVFDPGINALSILTEVLPEPVRVLSAELDVPVNCAAPIAARLTLATGANTPIAAEFDFRQTGPQSWDISVETDKGSLVLANGGNTLAIDGAAQSVDVEAEYPRLYSRFADLVRRGESHVDLAPLQLVADAFLCGRARPTEAFYD
- a CDS encoding FadR/GntR family transcriptional regulator, yielding MPPKSGPRSLRIHQSVARQLGVAILSGEYLPGDTIPRASQQAETLKVSRTAYREAVQILTAKGLLESRPKAGTQVTPRERWNLLDPDVLAWMFTGTPDEVFIRDLFELRNLLEPAAARWAAVRRTEEQCERMQVAIEGMREHGLDTPEGQAADQRFHAVILEAAGNLALATLASSVGAAVRWTTHYKQRASKQPRDPLPEHEAVNDAIAAGDPERADAAMKELLRLALKDMASAL
- a CDS encoding TonB-dependent receptor, which gives rise to MDRASFNIARVRSALLIGSALVNLGVPTWALAETAPESDSGLEEIIVTAQKREQSLQDVPVAVTAISEASLETNRIVSVADLNGIAPNVTVRPAAGGTQIASFSVRGVNSYGVVPGSDKEVSINLDGVYISSARGSIFDIADIARIEVLRGPQGTLFGRNATAGAVSIITRDPTGKFGGTLSGTIGNYHQRRLRATLESPQVGPFSAYVTFQHNERRGDTVNTAAGLVWDKTGPDGLGKQTSPKTLGDNNAESVFAALKFEPSDSFNMVYKYDWASNDYTPEANVAVALNPNSGNGRLLSLVMNNQVAGVATTGAFVGQTIQAGVVPVFATSGLRTGFATNGWTVPGKQRYSGHNLTANWRATDNFSAKAILSYRKSFLYGASALQGMSGMVITPAANAAIQADTSGLISTATKAAYAAAVGNRLHEGGTQRIYRNEQYSGELQLNYTTELVNATAGGIYFHSNEQEGGPSTMWSSKSMYIQIPNSTGLLPQANGTTGAQSPNEARFLPRATSIAAYGQVEVHVLPVVDLVGGVRYTHDHKTGTSYIGGLWNPATPGDRVNGVMTYTPSQVSSFVYNNNQWSYTFGVNYKPNNDTLLYAKYSRSYVSGGQIGNLPWKPEIAKSWEAGAKTTVFDGKLRANLAVFSVTYDNLQFANGGAAYALIRPDLALFPTLVVSSRPPARARGVELELTAAPTRGLTLGANLGYTNFKFLGPLNGEVLSIAGLCGTEFALNLPTLGACEIAQSKNYRNTLTPKITSNLWAQWESEPLFNADTRLSIRLDAQIKSSMRIDANLDAPLPQPGWAALETVPSTLILNGRIALSDIQMGGINTTLALWGRNITDDKHIQFPGGVGAGVERSASFQQARTYGVDLTVKF